Proteins from a genomic interval of Corythoichthys intestinalis isolate RoL2023-P3 chromosome 3, ASM3026506v1, whole genome shotgun sequence:
- the ank1a gene encoding ankyrin-1a isoform X9: MWALVTELLFSLVLLAFLVISCQNVLNIASGSVRSLLTSIHNCLDRELGEVEGVADEEENVTTRVVRRRVILKGDEAEDLPGEQVSEEQFTDEHGNIITKKIVRKVVRRGKGEDGVQDVSVDGSLQDANELEVDAEQFMSYAILGRESSKVGF; the protein is encoded by the exons ATGTGGGCCCTGGTGACTGAGCTCCTCTTCAGCTTGGTGCTGCTGGCTTTCCTGGTTATCAGCTGTCAGAACGTGCTGAACATAGCCAGCGGCTCCGTGCGCTCGCTGCTCACTTCCATCCACAACTGCCTCGACCGCGAGCTCGGTGAGGTGGAGGGCGTGGCTGACGAAGAGGAGAATGTCACCACCAGGGTGGTTCGCAGGAGGGTCATCCTCAAG GGGGATGAGGCTGAAGATCTTCCCGGGGAACAGGTCAGCGAGGAGCAGTTTACAGATGAGCATGGAAACATCATCACTAAAAAG ATTGTGCGAAAGGTCGTGCGCCGAGGAAAGGGAGAAGACGGCGTTCAGGACGTGAGCGTGGACGGTTCTCTGCAGGATGCCAATGAGCTGGAGGTGGACGCCGAGCAGTTCATGAGCTACGCCATCCTAGGCCGGGAAAGCAGCAAGGTGGGCTTCTGA